Genomic window (Nilaparvata lugens isolate BPH chromosome 7, ASM1435652v1, whole genome shotgun sequence):
tattgtagattttgTATCgtttacaataaatataatttctaatgatattttgtttgttgatcatgtttcattcattattatcttCTTTTCTTAAATAGTGTTTTCTTGTTCCTcgactgaaaaataatacacttcatttttccaataagtACCCGTAGAAAGTACGTTTTCTGAGAGTAACTATGTAATTCAAAAAGTAGGTATTTTAATCTTGACCTTGACAATACGGTTATTCACCCTACCTAGTGTTGAAGTGTTATTGCTTAGAgccataaaaaaataatttttccaataagTATCCTTAGAAAGTACGGTACGTTTTCTGGCAATAACTATATAATTCAAAAAGTAGGTATTTTAATCTTGACCCTGACaataccaatacctactatcaCTTAGGtaagtaatagtaatagtaggtattgacaATACGGTTATTCACTCTATCTAGTGTTGAAGTGTTATTGCTTAGAGCCATAGCCGACTATAGATGAACTGTAGATCAACAATAGATCGTAATAGCCATGTTGCAATGAACTtacacctatagtgaggtccacgttataatggcagtggagaaagatggaagagcaacgttgccgatcctctgtcttgtcaatgccttctatagatggtagctgatacaggtttattgatttaatataaactgttcattctcgtttaaaatgaacaattatacTTTACTAGTTAGGGTAGTAGAttagtagacctcgcgcagttataaaccacagcctcctcttatactgtccatcaaaGTAAATCCTATCTGTaggtcgtgtcggcgagatatcggtgtgaaaacggctaatggctgttggggttggtgtatcaaaaatgctaacatcaaaaactaatctccttcaagacatactggcaacaggacagcccgagttcaaagcagaggaAGTTcaagagacaatactatgttattttagttatttattgcatgcgttattgaatgcaatcaatagttcatttaatagtgcataaaaattacattcaatgaggaatgcaattaatagtccacacagcagctgattttttacaaagttacattgagatgcgtcatggcatgcaatttataatccactcgacagctgatttatgttgaataattctatagtctgatttttactctattggcgtatgaaggaggcttcttttccttttattatccttgaaattcaaaatttccaaaaaccttgtatatacgtcgacgcgcaatttaaaaagaagcatacctgtcaaatttcatgaaaatctattgctgcgtttcgccgtaaatgcggaacatataaacataaagagaaatgccaaaccgtcgacttgaatcttaaacctcacttcgctcggtcaattaagcaagaaattatatctttcaataatgtcataatgaattttcattattaagatgaaattttttgttaattaattattaattctacattgttaaaagacgagaAAGctatagcgctatctgctctgttgaatgatagacaaggatagcaataccattgctaatcaaacactgccattataacttggacctcactatagcataagCTATCATGGTTCCAacatttctttattcatattccGTCTGGGTATTAATTTCATCATCCCCACGCATATGTCGTAGACTTATGTGGATATCACAatcaaaagatgaaaaaaacATACGGAAATGACGTGAAAAGACGGCAAATGCGATTCCCCATTGAGGGTTGAAAAGGATCGCCTTCTCATACTAAAACAGTGGAGTGAGTTATTATTGTGGAATCTGTTGAGTATATCGCATAACCAAGAAAGGGGCGACGAACTCCGTGTCTATTAATTTCTGCATTATTCATGGGAATTACCAGTTGAGAGTTGAGAGTCTCGTTATTCGACAGCATGGACTTCATTAAAACGAAAAGATTCCTGCCTCGCGCATCATTTCAGATGCAAGCCGTGAAAAGGCGAGCAACATTATTCCATAACAGAAGAGTCTCGTTCGGTTGAACTGAGCATCAGTTCTTTGAGTACTTGACGTCCTGTTATGAAACTTGAATAATTGTCAACGGTGAAAAAGCGGGGAGACTCTGACATCGTTCATTTTgactttatttttaatttttgtactcAGTTCACATCTTCCCGGACATAATTTTGAAACTTCATTGCACAGGTCAATTGAACATCAACCATGTACAGATTGATTTCAACTGATACGGATGTTATAGATATCTATCACCCatgaaatacttgaaaattttcataaaaataatttcaatattatattgaataaaaagactaagaaattgtcaaaacccacagattttattgaaagttctgtggtttttgacaatatcttggtctttttatttaataatatcggggcaccgagcttcgctccttatttttatttattgataaacaggaTACCTacaattctctgaaatgatcttgtttatattttacatctggctatacgtcagcttatgaatttcggggatgcaatattttgattttccacagaatcactcgctcacttttcactatccacagacgacaaaagtctcagctgtttcagccaaggatgaattatccttttaatgtcgttcagcgagttttcccaaagatgagacctagtgcaatagaatttttatatcataaacctactatgttccaaatttcgtgaaaatcgttagagccgttttcgagatccgttgaacatgaataaccagatataaaaatacagaaattgctcgctgctcgcttaatataataggatgaataattaccacaatatcaacttctcaactacacaaaaaaatgcaatattagtatagtatttatttacataatatattatgctgTTGTGCTTTTTCATGATAGGCTattaagtttatttattgacGTTATTTATTAAGACCAAAAAATACTAGTTCctgattaatttaataatttagtaggtataatattcaatgagaatactaaaattaattattaatttccctttgcatgaataatattttctctgGAGATCGTATTATGATCATTGGATGTTGCAATTAAACAATTGTTGGTGAATAGCTtacttaaaataaaatttatttaattaaagtggctTGAAATTTTCTCCCCTTATATCATATTTGATAATAAcctccataatttattatgacttttatttgaagatttatcATTTGTGTTTAAAAATGGTCGAAGGTTTGAGTTGATTCAAAAGTTTTGAGTTGGCTCAATTTAGGTTCTATACACAGATcataaaattgcaatattcttcaatttttatttgaaaatacaatactATACACATTTATTCAACTGGAAACCAAATAACACAACaataacaaaacaataatttggatgaatattattctaTGTACAACATGACATGCTTACAAACTAATGACTAGATTAAAATAGCCTACcgtatttaaattaaaaaatattacacgATTCAAACATGACTTTTTGATTGCTGAACATAGTTGAAGAACGTAGTTATAAagtttaataattttaaggttCAGTGCGTTTTTCTAAAGAAGTGTGTTCCACAAGAATGAAGATATGGGgaaatttttctttatttgaaATCTCCGTTCAGAAAAAGTGAAGTACCTACATCCCAATAATGATCAAGCCTTATCAAATTATGAACTAAACACGAATGTATTATCTGTGAACAATTGTCGaggaacaaataaatttgaatttgatttgaaattgaacattgtaGCGCATGTGTACTGACACAGTACCAGATACTGTGTGTGGGTGTAAGGCttgccgcaaagtagacccacgctaatctacgaaaagcaacccacgccgtgggacgttttgtaaaccattactaggcttctccagatatctgtataatgataataataaatgcaaTGAATAacccacttgtcagctgattgattataaataattctataggaATTTATGGtctacaaaacatcccacggcgtgggttgcttttcgtggattagcgtgggtctactttgcggcgggccttataTTGTGCTGTTGTTCTCGATTTACAAGATTTCTTAATTGTTAGCTACATGTCCCATTGCATCCCATGTAACATACTAATACTCGTACATCCCATTAGTAGTTCTGTTCAGTTGTAAATATCAACTATTCGCtccaaattgataaaaatactataatataatatagtacaGATATTTAATGACTCCGGTAAAGGTTTGATGTCCTCCTgaaatattcacttcaaactgtcagaattgatTGAATATCGATTAAATAATGGGTAGCATTGATATTGATAATGAGGAATGCTTCAAGTTTGAACTAACAattaaatctcactatagctctAGTTTACTGCAGCAGCCGATTGGAATGAtgcatcatagagaaaagatagcaagagaagatatcccatggtataagtcgttcatgttccatatTTAAAACCGATTTTCTGTtaattcaagccgattactgttgactagCTGTCtctatttttactgttttggccgggtgagagtgtaagaacgtctcagtatgagagactaacagTGTTATATAGCTTCAGGAAAATGAACTACGTGGACTACCGGCTtaagttaacagtgaaatttgcagCATATCAGCCctctaccatgggatatcttcttatgctatcttttctctatgatagtaccatgaaatatgatattgccatcatatgagttaacagtgaaatttggaacataaataaAAGCCCTACaccttcttatgctatcttttctctatggtaatatcatttcaaatttcactgttaactcaagccgatagtccatgtaattctttttcgtgaagctattatgatgctggtagtctctaatAGTGTGCCGTTATTACATTCTCACCCGgctaacaaattaataatagacAGTCGTCGACGGCAATCgtcttgagttaacaaaaaatcggctttaaatttggaacataaacgacctataccatgagatatcttcttatgctatctttcctctatgatatcGCTTATGAAGAATGCTGGAAGTTTGAACTACGAACGATTAAGGCCCGATTGCTCAAAatctggttaaattttaaacgtgattaatATAACGAGAGCAAATAAGAGAAGACCTTTTTAaagagacggcttctctgatttgttctgGTGAAATAagtcacgattaaaatttaaccggcttttgtgcaaccggcactaagggtcggtttccgagctcaggatttagctaaattTTAgacaaacagctggagtcagagaattggctttccgaaacggggcgtagtcgtagtttttgtgataatctttattttctcatctctataattggaaacgttttcccttgacgagatgaaacattcctaaataattcaatatagctGAAAcgtttacactattttctcttcatgaAACTTTATTTTCTCCTTTCTATAATAGGAAACGGTTTCCCTTGACGGAATGAAactttcctaaataattcaatatagctgaaactttacactattttctcttcatgaAACTTTATTTTCTCCTTTCTATAATAGGAAACggttttccttgacggaatgaaactttcctaaataattcaatatagctgaaactttacactattttctcttcatgaAACATTATTTTCTCCTTTCTATAAtaggaaacgtttttccttgatgagatgcaacattcataaataattcaaaatagctgaaacttttcatcattttctatttattttattttgtgttcaattttctagttttcaaaatttaatttaaacgtggactgcgactacgtcTCGTTTCTGagaaccaattttctgactccagctgtttaaagtcttgaACTTGGCTacatcccgagctcagaaaccggcccttaaactCAGTGCTCAGTTTGCTGCAGTATGGTAGGCGATTTGaattatgtatatttttgaCTGAGTAAAGTCTAGAGTTGGCAGCCGTGTACGTAGGTGACATTTCTGAAAATGGCGGCAGCGGTTGAGAGGAAGCTGCATGCAGCCGAGGCCTGCGTCTGGTAGCCGGGACAACAGGCGGCTGCGGGGTCCGAGTGATCTTTCTCGGCGCTTGCCTGCTGTCTCAACTGCTCAAGACGTAGCTGGTTTTGGCGCTTCCATTTTGTCCTGTAAACCAAACAATCCAAACAAATTGTATTCGTAGCATTTCTGTAGTGGGATTTAATTTCAAACAGTTAGTGACGGTTGCataagagccggttaaattttaaccgtgattaatttcacgagaccaatcagagaagccgtcttttctaaaagaacccttttctaaCCCTCgctattcatcagctgatgatatgcatattatattatttatttgtaaaaatataatattatcaaataaaataatattattattaataataataatttataagtaacaatatattaaattttaaagaccttttaaaatttaaccggcactaagggccagtttccgagctcgggatttagctaagttgtagactaaacagctggagtcagaaaattggcttctcGAAACGGAGCGTAGtcatagtttttatgataaactttattttctcatttctataattggattTTTACAACGAGTTGTGAAAAAGGTCTTCAGGAACAACCCAGGAGGGAGAAGGCTGAGAGGACGTCCGAGGAAGCGTTGGCTGTAGGATGTGGAGGACGACATTAGAAAGCTGGGTGTTAGGGGATGGAGACGTAAGGCTGCAgatagagacgaatggagaggcTTTTTGAAGGAGGTCAAGGCTCTGAATGAGCTGTAGCGCCAAGGAGTAAGTAGTAGTAAGtataattggaaaagtttttccttgacgaaatgaaacattcgaGAAGCAGAAAGACGGCTCCTCTGACTGATTTTCgtgaatttaaccggctttggtGCAACCGGGCTTAGCATTCACTAGGGTCCGATTACCGCTACATTAACGGAAGTTTTATACATCCACACGATGTATCAATTATTCctacattaaaatttaaaaattccaatgtcgaaaatatttttttttttagcaGGAATAATTTTCTCAGAATATGCTATTTGACTCATCCGTGTTCGATAAAATATCGTTATATTCTAGAGAATGAATGTTTGCAGATGGGGCATCATGAAATATGCATCAATATTTTACTTCAGGGGTCGATTTAGAGTAGTTGGGAGGAGAAAAACATACTAAAAGTCCTCTTACTGCGAATCAGTGCTAGACAAGTATCGAGTACCAAGAAAGATACAAAACATTGATATCTTTATCACGACGAagaattgtttcatttgtactgctgttatgtttttagattaaaaaatgtatttcttattttcagAACACGTGGCTGGacctcaaggcttctttttccaatcaCGCCAAAAACGattgtattttaatgattatttttatttgtaaaaatctttcttgtatttggctataaattcattattgttaGTTTATAGATATTGATAGTTTATAGCTTGTTCgtggataataatataaattaatgcCATACAGTGTAAGAATCACAACAAAGTCATCCGTCACTTTGGACTGAACTGCGAGCTCAGATCACTACGCTGTGCGAGCTgccttatgataattttattataatttcttcatctTCCAATTTTCCTACTTTGTGAGTGGTAATACTCGAAGCATCAAAGTCGAAGTAGCGTTTTGAAGAGAGAAgcattattgaaatacaatttacattcccacatttcaaagagaaaattACCATTCCGAgtacattatttcatttttctaggTGATAAAAGGATTTCAAGTCTTTCATAAAAAACAACATGAAGTCGGGTCCACACTGAACATACATGttcatacatacatacacatttgacatacatgttcggcaaacatgtttgttgaggggacaaacaatttaaaaactttggacaatcattgtttgtcaaacaaaaaattactgtttttccacaCATTTCCAGTGTTTGGCGCTGCCCAATAAACCTGTTCTGCTcccccacttacaaatattttgtttgttgacgcgtccacactggccacgggcaaacatcgtttgtcaaacataataaaatttgcccaaactgtttcaataaacatgtttgtcgaacatttgttcagtataTACCCGGCTTGATCCGTATTCAACATTGGTCctatcaatgaaaaaatattgcttctttttcatttttgtccGGGAAAAGCTTTTTACCCAAGATTCTCATTCAGGGGGTCGACTTTGATCCGCGgtttcatttttgagaaaactgaaGAAATCTTTCACCAGCTCACCTCCTATTCTGGTACCAGGTTTTCACCTGGGTCTCCGACAGATTGAGGGCATCAGCCACGTCACTCCTGTCGGCCACCGACAGATACTTCTGACACCGGAACTTCCGCTCCAAGTAGGCCAACTGCGCATGCGTGAACGCGGTCCGCCGCCGCCGAGGCTTGCgacccttgccgcccccagcgCCGCCTCCGTCCTGCCCGGGCGGGGGCAGTAGGCCCAGTGTGTGATGCTGTAGCAGCAGCAGGTCTCGACTGGGAGATTCGTCACCCTGCTCGCTGTGACTGTCCACGTCTGGTTCGCCGCCGCTGTTGGAATCTTTAACAAACAGTACAACTCGAAATAGAATATTGGATATGGAGAATTAATGAAACCTtggaaacttttatttgaattcatcaaatgtatcaaatcagTAAATGCAATAAGACTTTACAGAATAATCAGTTTTGATTGAAGCATTTTAATGAATCCTCAAtgagaaaaatcaataaatccTCAGAATCCTCCAAAAAGGACAGAGAAACTCTGGAACTCTGAAAATTAGTAGGAATCCGTATaagtagattattattattaagtattttaagtcatattttcagattttgatttggtgtagaaactgaaatgaacataacctatgtataatatttggacaatttgaaactaaataaggaaattgaagaagttttgggcaatagcctgtttttcttttacgatcattgtattgtttgtgctaaccttgctaaccttataaataaatgaataaattatgtggaaatcTGTACATCTGTGGAAATCTTTAGGAAAAATGTagagaaaatcattaaaattgatcTTCATCACTAGTCTTGAGTTGGTTTTGGTTGAAAATAGGATAGTTAGTTATGATTGAGGAAATCAATAAAACTCTATAGGAATCGAGAAAAAACAATGGCACACTGccagttattattatttcatctatgttttgttttgaatcatcttaatttcaaaatctagactgaaaattttgtaaaatgaacAACTCTAGACTCaatctatttcggactatgtataaccttatctaaatttgagagaggaataccacaaggttactttatttttctctccctatcattttgatgatgtacttactgtataaatcaatcaataaatgttAGTAAATGCGATAAGAATCTTGACAATATAGATATGAAATTAGTTTTGGTTGAAAGTAGAATGGGGACTTGGAATATCAATGAAAGTAAAATAAGGATAGAGAATCTGCATTGCATGAAGACAACATTAGTTAATGTAAAATGAATTGGTGAAGTTTGAAAAATACTATAGTAGCCTATGTGAAGAGACGCATGACAGCGATGGAAACGGTGACGATATCAACCATTTAACCATTGCTTAAAAATTCTCTCCACCCCCTCGCCGTTATGCGATCGCAGTGCGATTGTCAATAGCATCTAATACATCACTTGTTTGCACAAGGCATTTATGAACTTTGAGAAACATTAGTGGAGCTCTGTATAGTTAATACTGTATAGGAATAAGGTCAAGAACACAAGAAAGTAAAGAaacatttgaatgaaataaaaatcttgacaatataataatttttggtttttatattttacagaAAAAATTTCGAAGAAATTATAATGGTTACctctatttgaaatattatttatcaaaatctgGAACACATGCGTAATAATtgcccactacctccgtaaacaaagccatagtgcattctggtgacgtcagcactgGTAGTGCTCCTACACCAatggaaatttgttgatttcaactgatctatatcagctagtgtttttattggtgtaggagacctgtgctgacgttaccattaaccacctgtcatgcactatggctttgtttacggatgTTGTGAATGGGCATGGTCTGTCTCTTGTTTCTCATTGTGCtgattaatagataaataatatattatgaaaaataatatatatatatatatatatatatatatatatatatatataatatatatatatatatatatatacatatatttatattattatgaaagctAATTGAGATTTGTTTTTCTAGGATTGTTTCAAAACTGAATACTGTGATACGCAAGGTGAACACAATATCCACCACTTTTACTGAACCGTTTTTTTTGTGATGCACACATAAGCtcctaggcttgtgcgtgggtaatgagggaGAGGGattatgatgagagatgactacTTTTCAGGTAGTAGGAATCGACGGCTTATTTTCTCCTCCGAAATACGGTGTGGCCGTATCTAtatgattgtgctgtggtcaaaaacgttttgccccggtcgagattcgaactcgggttctattgattattagaccggcgcgttatcgcttactccaacgagccacccgAATTATCGTCTATGTTATTGTCTggtggaataataaataaagat
Coding sequences:
- the LOC111064285 gene encoding homeobox protein SAX-1-like, which produces MQQSKPSFMIKDLLSDVITVNEDSNSGGEPDVDSHSEQGDESPSRDLLLLQHHTLGLLPPPGQDGGGAGGGKGRKPRRRRTAFTHAQLAYLERKFRCQKYLSVADRSDVADALNLSETQVKTWYQNRRTKWKRQNQLRLEQLRQQASAEKDHSDPAAACCPGYQTQASAACSFLSTAAAIFRNVTYVHGCQL